Proteins encoded by one window of Halobacteriovorax sp. GB3:
- a CDS encoding SO_0444 family Cu/Zn efflux transporter, which produces MVFIQAFWKYLLISAPYLIFGLLLSGFIYAFISVERIKKAMGGESIGSVFKAALFGIPLPLCSCSVIPTAATLKKNGASNGATSSFLISTPESGVDSIAVTYAMMDLPMTILRPVAAFLSALVAGILQFLFNKDGGEKIEEVKSCCSKSKDEAKTERTSFGSKVAKMFSYAFNDLLDDMALWLTFGLIAGAVIEVLVPANFFETMGLTGQKLAILAVGIPLYICASATTPIAASLVLKGMSPGTALLILLVGPATNISNILVMQKYIGKKGIVINVLVIALVALGMSYFTDYLYSAYSFPIDFKVSLHEHGEGSAWWEIALAVVLSVSLLKGLIVNSSVRSFFNGFFKKDCCGG; this is translated from the coding sequence ATGGTTTTTATACAAGCATTTTGGAAGTATCTTCTTATTTCTGCTCCTTATTTAATCTTTGGTCTTCTCCTGTCTGGATTCATTTACGCCTTTATTTCTGTTGAGAGAATTAAGAAGGCCATGGGCGGGGAGAGTATTGGTTCTGTTTTTAAGGCGGCCCTTTTTGGCATACCACTTCCTCTTTGTAGTTGTTCAGTTATTCCTACTGCTGCAACTCTTAAAAAAAATGGAGCCTCAAACGGCGCGACATCTTCATTTCTAATTTCTACGCCAGAGTCCGGAGTTGATTCTATTGCCGTGACCTATGCCATGATGGATCTTCCTATGACGATCCTAAGACCTGTGGCCGCTTTTTTATCGGCCCTTGTCGCAGGGATTCTTCAATTTCTTTTTAATAAAGATGGTGGAGAAAAAATAGAAGAAGTAAAATCATGTTGTTCAAAATCAAAAGATGAAGCGAAGACTGAAAGAACAAGCTTTGGCTCTAAAGTTGCTAAAATGTTCTCTTATGCCTTTAATGATCTTCTTGATGATATGGCCTTATGGCTTACCTTCGGTTTAATCGCTGGTGCTGTTATCGAAGTTCTCGTTCCTGCAAACTTTTTTGAAACGATGGGACTTACGGGACAAAAATTAGCGATTCTTGCAGTTGGAATTCCTCTTTATATCTGCGCCTCTGCAACAACACCAATAGCTGCTAGTTTAGTACTAAAAGGAATGAGTCCTGGAACGGCTCTTCTTATTTTACTCGTTGGACCGGCCACAAATATTTCAAATATTCTTGTGATGCAGAAATATATAGGAAAGAAGGGGATTGTTATCAATGTGCTTGTTATTGCACTTGTGGCCCTAGGGATGAGTTATTTTACAGACTATCTTTATAGTGCGTATAGTTTTCCAATAGATTTTAAAGTTTCTTTGCATGAGCATGGAGAAGGTAGTGCTTGGTGGGAGATTGCTCTTGCTGTTGTTTTATCAGTTAGTCTTTTAAAAGGGCTGATTGTTAATTCTTCTGTACGTTCATTTTTTAATGGTTTTTTTAAGAAAGACTGTTGTGGTGGTTAA
- a CDS encoding SDR family NAD(P)-dependent oxidoreductase yields the protein MKVFITGGTTGIGLELALNYLKTGDEVGVCGRDLSKLPEGLLDQYPNLKTYKVDVTNRDEMIAAVSDFSQGSLDLIIANAGRSVGHKTKMPNFEASRDVIATNVFGVLNAFEAALPTMFEQGRGHIAAVSSVAGMVGLPGASSYSASKAAVLKLCESYSLDLKRWNIDVTCICPGFIDTPLTKKNNHSMPWLMPASKGAAKIRRALDRKTALFVFPWQMKTVMYFLDRMPRCLYRGLMGIKLFNYSKDK from the coding sequence ATGAAAGTTTTTATAACAGGTGGAACAACTGGAATTGGTTTAGAGCTTGCTCTTAATTATTTAAAGACAGGTGATGAAGTCGGTGTTTGTGGAAGAGATCTATCTAAACTTCCTGAAGGTCTCCTAGATCAATATCCTAACTTGAAGACCTACAAAGTTGATGTGACCAATCGTGATGAAATGATTGCAGCAGTCAGTGATTTTTCACAGGGAAGTCTTGATTTAATTATAGCGAATGCCGGAAGAAGTGTAGGGCATAAGACGAAGATGCCTAACTTTGAAGCTTCAAGAGATGTCATTGCGACAAATGTCTTTGGTGTTTTAAATGCCTTTGAAGCAGCTCTTCCTACAATGTTTGAGCAAGGGAGAGGTCATATTGCAGCTGTTTCAAGTGTCGCCGGAATGGTTGGACTTCCTGGAGCTTCTAGCTACTCCGCTTCTAAAGCTGCTGTTTTAAAGTTGTGTGAGTCTTATAGTCTCGATTTAAAGAGATGGAATATTGATGTCACTTGTATCTGCCCGGGCTTTATTGATACACCATTAACAAAGAAGAATAATCACTCGATGCCATGGCTTATGCCAGCAAGTAAAGGTGCAGCTAAAATTAGAAGGGCCCTTGATAGGAAGACAGCGCTTTTTGTCTTTCCTTGGCAAATGAAAACTGTGATGTATTTTTTAGATAGAATGCCCCGATGTTTATATCGAGGCCTAATGGGAATTAAATTATTTAATTATTCAAAAGATAAGTGA
- a CDS encoding phospholipase D-like domain-containing protein has protein sequence MNYKKLITLSTLIAQANVFAAGSINVQDRIKAQSFYLDVYKSVFGNPLYARSEDFVDLIRSIESQSKKKEVLEFIKALDNKVPEKILRPLAYWSLVKKDKEKLEEVISYYLVYKALSLRDYIDDPTTKKSHKMSAINLLNSYGSEGITTNNISTKLIPLFKKKAKELASLSSKEFASAFTKDPFVQDFREKIPDISPYTLSYIGIVPGNKVEVVSENQRDEKRIDWFNDRVIFNGGSLDFNSPYIKMPTKEDPSGHIVFKEDPIYMRIREMIDEAKDSVFIDIFLFGGTLGATLSEYLIDEAIKKKKANPNFKVLLLHDYATNYNMLGEMMPIFEYIKKRIDTEPVVRETVMLMQANIQRHPPGIPFGITNIIPKNRETCKFMESKSTYYESKIDHSKVIVIDANTDNPKAYFGSKNWTDHSGGYYYDDAIYVHGPAAALVQASYYRDIEAALTDDKKELECFWFKEKGFDNTRYLSKKKEILDWFKVKKENYPVIGNQPMRIAEADVDGTIKNVRNILIDMISKAEKYIYMEQLFVYDPYINDALIKRKIQNPDLKIKILADHNGNFGMNGLPNTLFMKEMMGYDIEIRARKTFGKKFIFPNGHEQEYHQENHRKITSVDGKYLLGGSSNLNPDTLQGSFREFGAQIFDKKVIADFEKKFEKDWNNKEMTMSLDIENFQATIGGKALPVDLSELINGLGSTLYRNKDKIERRY, from the coding sequence ATGAATTATAAAAAGCTAATTACTCTTAGTACTCTGATTGCCCAAGCAAATGTTTTTGCAGCTGGTTCAATCAATGTTCAAGATAGAATTAAAGCGCAGTCTTTCTACCTTGATGTCTATAAAAGTGTCTTTGGAAATCCTCTCTATGCAAGAAGTGAGGACTTTGTCGATTTGATTCGATCTATTGAAAGTCAATCAAAGAAAAAAGAGGTACTCGAATTTATTAAGGCCCTCGATAATAAAGTTCCAGAGAAGATTCTACGACCTCTGGCCTATTGGTCTCTAGTTAAAAAAGATAAGGAAAAGCTTGAAGAAGTTATTTCCTACTACCTCGTCTATAAGGCGCTCTCTTTAAGGGATTATATTGATGATCCAACAACAAAGAAGTCCCACAAGATGTCCGCAATCAATCTTTTAAATAGCTATGGTAGCGAAGGAATTACGACCAACAATATTTCAACTAAACTCATTCCTCTTTTTAAAAAGAAGGCAAAGGAGTTAGCAAGTCTTTCCTCTAAAGAATTTGCTAGTGCATTTACAAAAGATCCATTTGTTCAAGACTTTAGAGAGAAGATTCCTGATATTAGCCCCTACACACTCTCCTACATAGGAATTGTCCCAGGGAATAAAGTTGAAGTTGTCAGTGAAAATCAGCGTGATGAAAAACGAATTGACTGGTTTAATGATCGAGTCATCTTTAATGGGGGAAGCCTTGATTTCAACTCCCCTTATATAAAAATGCCAACGAAAGAAGATCCTTCCGGTCATATTGTCTTTAAAGAAGACCCCATTTATATGAGAATCCGCGAAATGATTGATGAGGCGAAAGATTCAGTATTTATCGACATCTTTCTCTTTGGTGGAACACTTGGTGCAACATTAAGTGAATACCTCATCGATGAGGCGATAAAAAAGAAAAAGGCCAACCCAAATTTTAAGGTTCTCCTTCTTCACGACTATGCTACAAATTACAATATGCTCGGTGAAATGATGCCTATTTTTGAGTATATCAAAAAGAGAATCGATACAGAGCCTGTCGTTAGAGAAACGGTTATGCTCATGCAGGCCAATATTCAAAGACACCCGCCAGGAATCCCTTTTGGAATAACAAATATTATTCCAAAGAATCGCGAGACTTGTAAGTTTATGGAGTCTAAAAGTACGTATTACGAATCAAAAATCGATCACTCAAAAGTTATCGTCATTGATGCCAATACAGACAATCCTAAGGCCTACTTTGGCTCTAAAAACTGGACAGACCACTCGGGTGGTTATTACTACGATGATGCCATCTATGTTCACGGTCCAGCCGCGGCACTCGTTCAAGCATCCTATTATAGAGATATTGAAGCTGCTCTAACAGATGATAAAAAAGAGCTAGAATGCTTTTGGTTCAAAGAAAAAGGTTTTGATAACACGAGATATCTTTCAAAGAAAAAAGAAATTCTTGATTGGTTCAAAGTTAAAAAAGAAAATTACCCTGTAATTGGAAATCAGCCAATGAGAATTGCAGAAGCTGATGTTGATGGAACGATTAAAAATGTTAGAAACATTCTTATTGATATGATCTCTAAGGCCGAGAAATATATCTATATGGAACAGCTCTTTGTTTATGATCCTTATATCAATGATGCTTTGATCAAGAGAAAGATTCAAAATCCAGATCTAAAGATTAAGATTTTAGCCGATCACAATGGAAACTTCGGAATGAATGGTCTTCCAAACACTCTCTTTATGAAAGAAATGATGGGATATGACATTGAGATTCGTGCTCGAAAAACATTTGGAAAGAAGTTTATTTTTCCAAATGGACACGAGCAAGAATATCACCAAGAAAATCACAGAAAGATCACTTCTGTTGATGGTAAGTACTTGCTCGGAGGCTCTTCTAACTTAAATCCTGATACACTTCAAGGAAGTTTCAGAGAGTTTGGAGCACAGATTTTCGACAAAAAAGTTATTGCAGACTTTGAAAAGAAATTTGAAAAAGATTGGAATAACAAAGAGATGACAATGAGTCTTGATATTGAAAATTTCCAAGCGACTATAGGTGGAAAAGCTCTACCTGTTGATCTTTCGGAACTTATCAATGGCCTAGGTTCAACACTCTATAGAAATAAAGATAAAATAGAGAGACGTTATTAA